The window CTCAAGGAGCTCACCCTCAAGCTTTGCATATTCGGGCATCGGATGACGCTGATCGATCGACCGCGTGAGTGCCTTCTTCGAGAGAAGTGCCGCCTGATCCATCGTACCGCCGATGCCGACACCGACCACCTCGGGCGGACACGGATTCGGACCTGCGTGCTGAATGATCTCCATGACCGCCTTCTTCACGCCCTCGACACCATCCGCAGGAACGAGCATCTTGACACCGGACTTGTTTTCCGAGCCAAAGCCCTTCGGTGCGATGGTGATGCTGAGCTGATCTCCCGCAACGATCTTCGTATAGATCACGCCCGGCGTATTGTTCTGGGTGTTCTTGCGGTTGAAGAGCGGCTCTGCAACGACCGACTTGCGCAGATAGCCCTCCGTGTAGCCCTTCGCAATCCCGGCGTTGATCGCGTCCTCAAGAAGCCCATCGACAATGTGAAGATCCTGCCCGATCTCAACAAAGACGATCGTCATGCCCGTATCCTGGCAATACGGGCGGTCTTCCGCGCGTGCGATCTCTGCGTTGCGAATGATCTGATCCAAAACGACCTTTCCTACGGGTGACTCCTCCGTCTCTCGCCCCTTTTTGAGCCCCTCGTAGACATCATTTGGGAGATAGTACGCCGCTTCCTTGCACATCTCGGCGACGTTCTCCGTGATCTCTTTTGCGCTTAGCTCTCGCAAAATAATCCCTCCTATAAATATAACTTATACACAGGTTGATTAGACTATATCATATTTTTTTCTTGCTTTCAAGTCTTTCAAATTTCCTGTAAAGCCTTGAAAAAAGTGAATCTCATTCAATTTGGGAATGAGATTCACAAGCTGGAATAATATCGTTCTTTTATTTTTTATCTTATTGTTTTATATTTCAATCGAATTGTTTTACCGAGATCAATTTATTGTTTATCATGTATTTGTTATTATACATATAAAATCCATATCATAAGATATGGATTTTATATGGTAAATTTTTTTGAAAATTTTTTATTCAGTGGAAATCTTGATATGGCGCAGAAAACGCACAAATGCACTCTCCTAAATGCGAATGAGATTCACCCGTGGACTTTTCCCCTCATTCAAATCCACAAGCATGAACGAACCGCGCCGCTCATCACGCGGACGTGCGATGCTGCCGGGATTGAGCACGGTCACATCACCGCGTTCCTCAAGAGCAATGTGCGTATGTCCGTAGACGGCGATGTCCGCCCCCGCCTCACACGCCGCCGCTGCAAGCAGTTCCGTGTCAAAGCGCACGTTAAAGAGGTGTCCATGCGTGAGGAAGATACGATGTCCCGCAGCCTCTACCACCGTTTCATCATAGACACCATCGAGAAAGAGATCACAGTTGCCGAGCACACGCACGACACGTCTGCCGGACAGGATCTCCAAATCGTCCGCATCGGGCGCAAAGTCCCCGGCGTGCAGCCACAGTTCCGCCTCCGCTGCACCGGGGACGGCAAGCATATCTTCGAATACGCGTGTGTTTCCATGACTATCGCTGACAATTCCGATTCTCATAACAAGCTCCGATCTGTACACACGTCATCATTTTGTGGAAAGGAGCACACGCAGCCGCTCCTTCATGATCTGCAGTGCCGCACCGCGATGACTGATCGCATGTTTTTCTTCCCGTGAAAGTTCCGCCATCGTACGCCCGTCCGTCCGATAGAAATACGGATCATAGCCAAATCCCCCCGTTCCGCGTGCCGCCGGACGGATGAAGCCTGTACACGCGCCCTCTGCGGCGAGTTCGCGTCCATCCGGGAGCGCAAGCACGAGCGCGCAGTGATAGGCGGCAGCGGCGTTCTCCGTGTCATGTGCCCGAATTTCCGCGATCAGCTTCGCGTTGTTCGCCGCGTCATCACCGTGCACGCCTGCATAACGCGCCGAGTAAACACCGGGCGCACCATCCAGCACCTCCACCGAGAGACCAGAATCGTCGGCAAGCGCGGCAATCCCTGTTTTCTCCATATAGTAATGCGCCTTGATGCGCGCATTCTCCAGAAAGGTCGTCCCATCCTCGACCGGTTCTTCGATTTCTCCTGCCTCCGGCAGCACCTTGCTCAGCTGCGAAAGCGGAACGAGGCACACGGGCAGCCCATCAAATGCATTCTCTATCTCACGCACCTTGCCCTCGTTCGACGTGGCAATCAATATCGTTGTATCCATGCTATCCCTCCCGTCCCGGCAGCCATGACAGAGTTTCACCAAGCGCCACTTTTTGATGGTCGATCAGCTGCCGTATTCCGCATTCTCCGAGGTCAAAGAGCGCATTCATCTCTGCACGTGAAAATGCACGTCCCTCGCCCGTCCCCTGCACCTCGACAAATTCTCCCGCGCCTGTCATGACGAGGTTCATATCGACCATCGCCGTGGAATCCTCCGCATAACAGATGTCAAGGAGCGGCGTGTTCTCCGCGTCGATACCGACGCTGACCGCAGCCACATAGTCCCGCACAGGAAAGACGCCGCGCTTCGTGTAAAACGTCGCACACGCCTCCACAAGCGCGACGAACGCCCCTGTGATGGATGCCGTACGCGTCCCGCCGTCCGCCTGAAGCACGTCGCAGTCAATGTGGATCGTGCGCTCCCCGAGCGCCTTCGGATCGACAACGGCACGCAGAGCGCGTCCGATAAGACGCTGAATCTCCTGTGTGCGTCCCGTCTGATGTCCACGCATCACCTCACGCGCCGTACGCTCCGTCCCCGCCCCCGGCAGCATGGAATACTCTGCCGTCACCCAGCCCGTCCCCGAGCCCTTCAAAAAGAACGGCACGCGCTCCTCCACGGTCGCAGCGCACACAACGCGCGTGTGCCCCGTTTCGATGAGCGCAGAGCCGGCGGGATAACGCTGATAGCCGCGCTCGATCCGTACGGGGCGCAACTGGTCGGCACGCCTCAGATCTCTTCTTGGCATGAATGTATTTCTCCTTTATGAGATTCGTCCAAAAAAGCGGGAAGAAGGCACTTCCCGCTCCGATGATTTGCGTTACGCCGTATGGGTCTCCTGATACTGCCGATAGTTCTTGATGATGCAGATCGGCGTTTTCTGCGAGGCGTTGCCAAACGGATTGTCGAGCAGGAGTTTTGCCGCAAGCGCACCGTTCACACCTTTGGATACACCAACCACGCGCGAGCGTTTCAGATCGTTCACATCTGCGATCATGCCGCCGAATGCGCCCACACGGTCGCGAATCCGCGTGGCGACCACATCCGGCTCGGCAGGGCCGTAGACAACCACCTTGTCGAACGGCGGCATCGTTCCCGTCACGTCGTCGATGAGCGCCGCCTCCTTGCCGCCCCACTGGTAAAACAGCCCCTTTTTGCCGACGAGCTTTCCGAGGAATCCCGCAAAAAGCGCAGCGGTGACGCGCCACTTCCCCTCCACATCCATAAGGGACTGCATCCCATGCGGCGTTGCAAGACTGCCGTAGTCCGGAATAAAGCGGCACAGGAATTTTGCCATACCGGAAATATGCAGTTCCTCCGGGCGGACAAAGCGCCCCTGTGTCACGGCGACCACGCTCTCGGCGCAGCAGACGAGATCATCCGCCGTCACCTTGTTTCCCGCATAGTACTCGATGGCGTCCACGATGTCGTCTGCATCGGTCAGAATCCGCGTCGGAACAGGAAGGATCTTGATCTCAGCCATTCTTTCGTCCTCCTTCCTGTACGAGCGCAACACCCGCAAGCGTGGCGATTTCTGCCGCTGTGATCTTCAGAATCACCTTGCAATAATGCGCCGGAACACGCCCCGTTTCCTGGTAGATGAAATCCATACGAAAATCCGGCATATGGGCAATCGCCTCCGTAAGAGAACGCCCCTTGCGCCCCTCGATGGACAGCTTGAGCACGAAATCAAGGCGCTCATTTTTCTGAATGACGACCGCTTCAAAATAGTCGTCCTCACGCGGCGCATTTGCCATCTCCACCTTGCCGCGCACCAGCGCGCCGTCGTACTGCTCATAGGGCAGCTGTACGCGCAGAATCGCATCCATAACGACACCGCATTGCTCCCCCTCGTTCACAACGGGTAGCGTCGCACCGATCACGAGTCTGTCCTCCGTGCGTTCAACCACGGAAAACGGCGTCATTTCCTCCTTTTTGACGACGATCTCCTCCGCTCCGAAAAAGGCAAAAAACGCCTTCTTTCCGAGCTCCACAAAGACCAGCAATGCAAACAGCCAGTACGTCCACCATATAAATTCAATATCCAATGTCCCGTCCCTCTTTCTCCTGTGCCATTGCCGCCGCAAGCGGCTCATAGAACTCCTTCGGCAGACGTGTGATGCGCCCCGTTGCGCGCACAGTGAACACGTTTTCCGAAAACCCCGTCACAAGCAGTGTTCCCGCCGCATTCAGAATGCGGTAGGAGAACGCCATCTTCGCCTTGGTGAGCGCCGTCGCCGTGGTCTCGATCACGAGGTCGTCATCGAAATGTCCCGGCGCGTGAAACTCTGCCCCGACCTTCGTGATGGGGAATACATAGCCCGCCTCCATCAGCGCACCGAGCGTAATGCCAATGCGGCGCAGATAAGCGACACGTCCGATCTCGAACCAACGGATGTAGTTGGCGTGATGCACCACCTCCATGGCATCCGTATCGTAGAAATTCACTCGATGCTTTGCACAAACCGGCATACGTGCTCCCCTCCTTCAGACAATCTCCTCCATGCACGCAGCTCGTGCAAGATAGCTCTCAATACGCGCCAACGACTCCGCACCCGCGACTGCTCTGCCGGACTCGAAGAAGCGGCATACTGCCGTCTGCGTCCCCGGCAGAACAGTTGTGAGCCCCGTCCGCCGCGCCAGTTCTTCGACCGTCCCCTCGTTGCCATCCACAAAGCCCACCGTCTTTGGCAGAAGCCGCCGCAGAGTATCCTTGAAATAATTGAAATGGGTGCAGCCAAGCACGATGGCAGAGTAGTTCCGCAGATCGTAGGGCGTGAGTGCGTTCCACAGGTACTCCTCCACGCGCGGAGAAACGAACTCACACCGTTCCGCAAACTCCACAAGGCGCGGCAGTGCGAGAAGATCGACAAGATTCTTCTCATCATATGCTGAAACAAGGCGACGCAGCTTCTCCCCGTTTATCGTAATGGGTGTCGCTGTCACGAGCACACGCCGCCCAGCATCCTGCTCCAGTGCCTTTTTCACCGCCGGCTCCATACCGATAATCGGTACATCATAAAGCCGCCGCATCTCGTCCACGGCGACTGAGGTCGCCGTATTGCACGCAACGACAACGGCATCTGCCTTCTGCTTCTCGACAAGGAAGTGGAATGCCGCGCGTACAAATCCACGTACGGCAGGAACGGACTTCGTCCCATAGGGTACATGGTCACGATCAGCAAAGAACAGGAATTCCTCGGACGGGAGCACGCACCGCGCGTGACTGAGCACCGTCAATCCACCAATCCCCGAATCAAATAGAGCAATGCGCATATGCCCATCTCCTCCTGTGCTCCAATGACATTTTCTTATTATAGCAAGTTCTTACGGCTTTGACAAATCCACTCCATTCCTGTTATAATCGGCTCGTTACACTTTTATAATATCTTTTTTAGAGAGAAGTCTTTGCCGATGAAACGCCGCCTCAGAAAACAAGAATACATCTTCGTCGCCTCCCTGCTGTTCGGGCTGGTATTCGGCGCGGGCAATCTCATCTTTCCCGCCTCGATGGGACAGCAGGCGAGTACGGCGATGCTGCCCGCACTCATCGGGTTCTGCATTACGGGGGTGGGGCTTCCGCTCCTTGGAATCGCAGCGATCAGCATCACGGCGAGCGAAAGTCTCTTTGACATCGGGATGAAAATTGGCCGTCGCTTTGCCTACGGTTTTACCTGTGCGCTCTATCTCTGCATCGGGCCGCTCTTTGCGATTCCGCGTACCGCAACTGTCTCGTTTCAAGTCGGTGCCTCCCCCTTTCTCGCGGAGGATGGGCAGACGCTCGGACTGCTGCTCTTTACGCTGCTTTTCTTTGCCCTCGTTCTTTACTTCTCCCTGCGTCCCTCGGGCATCCTCATCTGGATCGGCAAGGTGCTCAACCCGCTCTTTCTACTTTTTCTCGGTATTTTGATTGTTACGGCGATGGTACGTCCGATGGGCACAATATGGGATGCAGAGCCGGTCGGCGCATACGCCGAGCACGCCTTTTTCACAGGGCTGCTCGAAGGCTACAATACGATGGATGTGCTCGCCGCACTCGCGTTCGGCAGTATTCTCGTAAATGCGATCAAACGCCTTGGACTGTCAGAGCCAAAGGATCTCTCCTACAGCACGATCATCTCCGGTATGTTCAGCACGGCACTGATGGCGCTCATCTATCTTGCGCTCACTTATGTCGGCGCACAGAGCCGGACGATCTACGGTCTGGACGCGAACGGCGGTGACGTGCTTGCCCACATTGCCGCACATTACTTTGGTGCGTTCGGCGGTATCCTGCTCGGCATCACGATTACCTGCGCCTGTCTTAAAACCGCCATCGGGCTGGTCACTGCGTGCAGCACGACGTTTTCCGACCTGTTCCCGCGCTCTCTTTCCTATCCGAAATACGCCGTCGTCTTTTCCCTCTTTTCCTTTGCAATCTCGAATGTCGGTCTGAGCAAGATCATCGCCTACTCTCTGCCCGTACTCTACTTCCTCTATCCGCTCGCCATTGTCATCATCGCCCTCTGTCTCATCGAGGGAGTTCTCGGCTACCATCGTCCGCTCTTTGTCTGGACGATCACAGGAACCGCCATTGCGGCGGCGGTTGACTTCGTACGTGCGCTACCGCCGGGCATACGGGATGTCCTGTATGTGCATACGATCGGCGATGCACTTCCCTTTGCAGACATCGGGATGGGCTGGGTTGTGCCTTCCCTCATCGGCTTTGCCGTCGGAGTGATGGTTCTTGCACGGCAAAGACTTGACAGCACGCCGTAATTTCTGATACAATAGCAACGCTTTAGGGAGAGGTGTCCGAGCGGTTTAAGGAGCCGGTCTTGAAAACCGGTGATGCGGCAACGCACCGTGGGTTCGAATCCCACCCTCTCCGCCATATGTCGAAATGCAAAAGACGACTGCACGCGCAGTCGTCTTTTTGGTATGCGTATGCTGTTTACAGCGTTCCGAAGATGCGGTCACCCGCGTCGCCAAGCCCCGGAACGATATAGCCATGCTCGTTGAGACATGTGTCGACAGCGGCGACGTAGATGGGTACATCGGGATGATCCGCAGCCACACGGCGGATGCCTTCGGGTGCGGAAACAAGGCACATGAGGATGATGTTCTTCGCCCCCTTCTCCTTGAGCAGGGTGAGTGCCGCCGAGGCACTGCCGCCCGTGGCGAGCATGGGATCGGGCACGATGAGGGTACGATCCTCCACGCCGCTCGGCAGCTTGGCGTAGTACTCGACCGGTCTCAGCGTGTCCGGATCGCGGTAGAGCCCGATGTGTCCCACACGCGCGGCGGGAACAAGCGTCAGGATGCCGTCGAGCATCCCGAGACCCGCGCGGAGAATCGGAACGATGCCGAGCTTCTTGCCCGCGAGCATCTTCGCATGACAGGCTGCGACAGGTGTTTCGATCTCCACATCGCGCAGCGGGAAATCACGCGTGATTTCGTACGCCATGAGCATTGCAATCTCCGAGAGCAGCTCACGAAACTCCTTCGTCCCCGTCTCCTTTTGGCGCATAATTGTCAGCTTGTGCTGAATGAGCGGATGATCGACGAGATGGAGACTCGGGACATCGGACGGATGAAATGTATCAGCCATGGGAGAGGCTTCCTTTCTTTCGGTAATGATTATTCGTACAGAGGATACTTCTCACAGAGCGCGGCGACGCGGCGACGCGCCTCCTCCTGACGTGCCGTGTCGGCCGGCGCATCGAGGACGTGCGCGATAATCCGCGCGACCTCACGCATATCCTCCTCGTTAAATCCGCGCGTTGTGAGCGCGGGAGAGCCGAGACGGATACCGCTCGTGATGAACGGGCTGCGTGGCTCGAACGGGATCGTATTGCGGTTCGCCGTGATGTTCACCTCGTCGAGGAGGTTCTGCGCCTCCTTGCCCGTGATGTCCTTATTGGTTAAATCGACGAGCATGACGTGCGTATCCGTACCGCCCGACACGATGCGGCAGCCGTGCTGCATCAGTTCATCTGCGAGTGCCGCCGCATTCCTTACCACCTGTGCGCCGTACTCCTTGAACGAGGGCGCGAGTGCCTCACCGAACGCGACCGCCTTTGCCGCAATGACGTGCATCAAAGGGCCGCCCTGGATGCCGGGAAATACCGCCTTGTTGATCTTTTTCCCCAGCTCCTCGTCGCGTCCGAGGATGAGGCCGCCGCGCGGACCGCGCAGGGTCTTGTGCGTCGTCGAAGTCACAACATCGGCATAGGGGATGGGGCTCGGGTGCTGCCCTGCGGCAACCAGTCCCGCAATGTGCGCCATATCCACCATAAAGTACGCGCCGACCGCCGCTGCAATTGCACGGATACGCGCGAAGTCGATCGTACGCGCATATGCGGATGCACCGGCAATAATCATCTTCGGCTTGTGTTCCTTGGCAAGCATCTCAAGTGCATCATAGTCAATGCGCTCCGTCTCGCGATCCACACCGTAGGGAATGACCTTGTAGTACGTGCCCGAGATATTGACAGGGCTGCCGTGCGTCAGATGTCCGCCGTCCGTCAGATTCATCCCGAGAATCGTGTCGCCCGGCTGCAGGAGTGCAAAGAACACCGCCATGTTCGCCTGTGCGCCCGAGTGCGGCTGCACATTCGCCCAATTTGCTCCAAACAGCTCCTTCGCACGGTCAATGGCAAGCTGTTCCACGACATCAACGTACTCACAGCCGCCGTAGTACCGCTTGCCGGGATAGCCCTCCGCATACTTGTTCGTGAGGACACTGCCCTGTGCCTCCATAACGGCACGGCTTACGATGTTCTCCGAGGCGATGAGTTCCAGCTTCGTACGCTGGCGGTTCAGCTCCTGCCCGATTGCCGCATACACCTGCGGATCGGTTTTTCCCAATGCATCCATAATGCTCATAGAACGCTCCTTACCCTTCTTTCCGATTCTGCAGTGCCATGATCTTTTCGACGCGGCGTGCATGACGACCGCCCTCGAACGCCGTACGCATCCATGCACGCACAATTTCCCCCGCAGGACCAAACCCCGTCACACGTCCGCCGAGGGCAAGCACATTCGCATCATTGTGCTTGCGTGACTGGATTGCCGAATAGACATCCGTACAGAGCGCGGCACGAATGCCGTCAATCTTGTTTGCCGCGATAGCGATACCGATGCCCGTCCCGCAGAGCACGATGCCGCGATCCGCCTTTCCGGAAACGACATCGGCACAGACCTTCTCCGCAATGTCCGGATAGTCGACAGCCTCCTTGCCGAACGTACCGACATCCTTCACCTTCACATCGCTGAACTCATGCAGAACCATCTTGACCTCATCTTTGAGTTCCACCGCTCCATGGTCGCTTCCAATCGTAATATTCATGGTGAACGTCCCCCTTTTCGCATTGATACCATCTTCATTCTAGCATAAAAAAATCGAAAATAACAGACTGTCAGCGTTGAAAACGCGCACGGACAACAAGCGACAAAAAGAAAATTACGGCTGCCGATGCCACGATTGCCGCTCCTGCGGCAATGCCGAGATAATACGCCGAAAAAAGCCCAATCATCCCTGAAAATAGTGCGATCATCACCGCAAAAAGATGATACTCCTTGACGCTCCGTGCAAGATTGCGTGCGGCAGCTCCCGGCAGGACGAGCAGCGCGTTGATGATGAGAATGCCGACCCACTGGATGCTCACAGCTACCACCACGGCAAGCAGTGCGGCAAACATGGATTCAACGGCAATGACAGAGACACCGCGGCTGCGTGCGAGCGACGGATTGACCGAAAGCAGGAGCAGCCGATTAAAGAGGAGCACCCACCCGAGGAGGACGAGCGTATCCACCGCCAGCAAGCCGCCGAGATCGACCGGTGTAATGCTCAGAATATCGCCGATGAGGAGCGGCGAGAACTTTGAGAATCCTCCGCCGTGGCTCATAATCATAAGCCCGACGGCGATTGCCGTCGAGGAGAAAACCCCGATCACCGTATCCGCCGAGGCCGCCGTACGGTGCTTGATCCATGTGATGAGCAGGGCGAACAGAACGGAGAAGATGATGAGTGAGGTAAGCGGCGCAAACGCGCCAACAAGCGCCCCGATGGCAATGCCCGTGAACGCCCCATGTCCGAGCGAGTCCGAGAAGAACGCCATACGGCTTGAAACGACCATCGTCGAGAGCAGTCCAAAAAGAGGTGTCATCAGAAGGATGGCAAGAAGCGCATTCTTCATGAATGTGTACTCCATCCACGCAAACGGCAGAAGCGTGTCAAGCACGTTGTAGATCAGTTCCATGCCTCTCCCCCGTCTGCTTCCGCCCGCGCTTTGAGATGGCGCAGATCCGGCAAAATGCCAAAGAGATGCTCCATCTGTGGGTCGGCAAAGACCTCATGCGGGGTTCCCGCCGCCGCAATTCCATGATTCATCAGTACGACCTTATCCGCATGACGCGCCACCATACCGAGATCATGGGAGATGAGGAGAATGGCAAGATCCTCCTGTGCACGCAGCTGTCCGACAATCTCATAAAAACGTGCAAGCCCGCTTTGATCGACACCTGAAACCGGCTCGTCGAGAAGCAGGAGGTTCGGCATGGGGTCGAGCGCGAGCGCGAGCAGGACGCGCTGCAGCTCCCCGCCCGAGAGTGCACCGAGACGGCGGTCGATCAGATGCTCCGCACGCACGCGGGCTAGGTTTTCCACGATACGGGCGCGCAAACCGCGTACGGGAAAGAGCCAAACGGGGCGCGCGGACAGGCACGCCATAAAGAGATCCTGCACCGTGGTCGGCGCACTCACATCCAGCCGCAGATACTGCGGCACACAGCCGATGACAGGACGCATACGCCGATCATCCGCATCAACGAAGCGCAGATGCCCCGTATGGGGAATCTCGCCGAGGATCGCACGCAGCAGCGTACTCTTTCCCGCACCGTTCGGGCCGATAATCGCCGTCATCTCCCCGCAGTGAAAATGGAGGTTTACATGCGAAAAGACCTCGAACGTCCCAAACGAGACACCGAAGTCCTCGATTTTGGTACAGCAGAAATGCGCACAGCCCTCCGCCGCCCCTCTATGATGAAAAATATGCCTGAGCATGGTGATCCTTTACTTGGTTTCGCCAAATTGATTGTAACGATGAAATGTCGTGAGGAATGCCCCTAAACGAACCCTAGTGAAGCAAGTGAGTAAAGTGTGCGGTACGCCCCGACGGATTTCTTTCGTTCAAGCGAAGCGCGTTTAAGAAGTCCGTCGGTATTTAAGCGTACAAGCACACGATCACTTGCGTAACGAGGTGTTCGTGTGGGGCTTCCTCACCAAACGATAATGCCTTCAGGACTTTATACGACTATAGTCGTCTAGTTCAATCCGTCAGCCGTCGGAACTTCCACGTCCCGACGGCGATGCCGAGCACGGCATAGCTCACGACGACCACGAGCGAGAGCGCGGAGAAGTCCCCCGTCAGCCCGAGACTGCGCAGAAGATGACTTGTATGCGTCAGCGGCAGCGCCTCCACGAACCAGCGCACCACATCCGGCAGTGCCGCCGTCGAAAAGAACGTCCCACAGAGGAACGACATCGGCAGCAGCACATAGAGGTTGACTTGACTCATCTCCTCATAGGATGGGGTATACATCGCCGCAAGAAATCCGATCTCCGCAAAGATCATGCAGTTCAGCGTAAGCACGAGGAGAAAGAGCGGCGTGATCGTAAAATGTGCGCCAAAAAGACGGCTCAGCACAACGATGATCGCCGAAGAGATCAGCCCGCGCAGAACAGATCCCGCCACCTTTCCGATGACGAACGCATCGGGGCGGATCGGAGCGATCAGATACTCCTCAAGACTTCTGTGGTAGACACGCTCCGCATGAACAGAGATAATGCTGTTAAAGCTGATGTTCATGGAGTTCATCGCCAGCAGCCCCGGCACGAGAAAGTCCAGATACGATCCGGTGCCAACGTCAATGCTGCGCCCGAGCCCCCAGCCGAATGCGATGAGGAACATCAGCGGCGAGACCATGCGGCTCAGCACATATTTGATCAGACGGCGCCGCAGCACAACCCAGTCGCGCCAGAACACCGTCCATATATCGCCGAGCATCACAGCCCCTCCTTTCGCCCCGTCAGCTCGATGAACACATCTTCGAGATTCGTCGGACGCAGCAGAACGCGCTGCATCTGCTCCTCAAGTGTACGCGCATGAGTGCGTGCCTCCTCGCGCGTGCGAAAAAAGCGATAGGTGCGTCCATCCGCCCCATCCCACTCCACCGCATACGCGCCGAGATTCTCGCAGAATGCACGCGGCGTCCGCACGTCGATGAGTGTCCCCCTGTTGATGATGGACACGCGATCGCAGAGTGCCTCCGCCTCCTCGATATAGTGCGTTGTGAGGAGGACAGTCACGCCGTTCTTTGCGATCTCGCGCACAAGATCCCAGATATGCCGTCGGATCTGCGGGTCGAGTGCCACTGTCGGTTCATCGAGGAAGAGCACCTGCGGGCGATGAATCAAGGCACGCGCGATCAGCAGCCGCCGCTTCATCCCGCCCGAGAGACGGCGCACATTATCGTTGCGTACCTCCGTCAGCTCCATCTCTGCGAGCAGTTTCCCAATCCGTGCCGTACGCTCCGCACGGCCGATATGGAAAAGACGCGCGTGCAATTCCAAATTGTCCCATACCGTGAGTTCCTGATCGAAATTGACCTGCTGCGGCACAACACCGATGCGTTCCTTGATGACGCACGGATCGCCGCTGATGTCCTGTCCGCCGATACGGATTTTTCCGCTCGTCGGATGTGTCTGCATGGTGAGCATACGGATGATCGTCGTCTTGCCCGCACCGTTTGGGCCCAAGAGGCCGAACACCTCGCCGCGCCGAACGGAAAGCGAAATCCCCGCAACCGCCGTTTTCCACGTTTTTTCCTGCGCTGCATTCGTGTGCGGAAATTTTTTGACGAGATTCTCCATTTCGATCATCATGAGTTCCATGGTCTTCAATCCGCCCGAAACTGGATCCCCGCCACGAGGCGTGCCTTCTCCATCACCGCCATCACCGTGCGCGTGGTTTGCAGCCCCTCCTCCACGCTTCGATAGTCCTTTCGTGCAAAAATATCCCGCATCGTCTCGAACTCGTGCACCATACGGTGCTCATGACGGTTCAGCGCATACGTCTCCGGCGCTCTGCCGCGCAGTCCGATGGTGAAGGAAGCGAGCTCGTTCGGTGTCCCCTCGGCGCGAATCCAGCCCGCCTCCCCCTGGATCAGGAAGAACGACGGACTGGAGCTGTCCTTTGCCGCCGCCGCCGTTGCAACAAAACCGTCATAGCGCAGAGCCAGGATGCCCGAGGTATCAATCCCGTTAAAGCCGATATTTGCACCGTAGTTCGCAGACTTCGGCCGCCCGAACAGGGCGACAATGAGCGAGAGATTATAGACATTCAGATCGTAGAGCGCCCCGCCCGAGAGGGCAGGGTCAAACGCAGGGGCAACATCGCGTGCAAGATAGCGTTCGTAACGGCTGGAGTACTGCGAGAAATTCGCCTGTACCATGCGGATGAGCCCAAGGCGCGGAAGTGCCTCCAAGA of the Selenomonas dianae genome contains:
- a CDS encoding F420-0:Gamma-glutamyl ligase codes for the protein MAEIKILPVPTRILTDADDIVDAIEYYAGNKVTADDLVCCAESVVAVTQGRFVRPEELHISGMAKFLCRFIPDYGSLATPHGMQSLMDVEGKWRVTAALFAGFLGKLVGKKGLFYQWGGKEAALIDDVTGTMPPFDKVVVYGPAEPDVVATRIRDRVGAFGGMIADVNDLKRSRVVGVSKGVNGALAAKLLLDNPFGNASQKTPICIIKNYRQYQETHTA
- a CDS encoding metallophosphoesterase family protein, coding for MRIGIVSDSHGNTRVFEDMLAVPGAAEAELWLHAGDFAPDADDLEILSGRRVVRVLGNCDLFLDGVYDETVVEAAGHRIFLTHGHLFNVRFDTELLAAAACEAGADIAVYGHTHIALEERGDVTVLNPGSIARPRDERRGSFMLVDLNEGKSPRVNLIRI
- a CDS encoding acyl-CoA thioesterase; amino-acid sequence: MPVCAKHRVNFYDTDAMEVVHHANYIRWFEIGRVAYLRRIGITLGALMEAGYVFPITKVGAEFHAPGHFDDDLVIETTATALTKAKMAFSYRILNAAGTLLVTGFSENVFTVRATGRITRLPKEFYEPLAAAMAQEKEGRDIGY
- a CDS encoding fumarate hydratase, whose translation is MRELSAKEITENVAEMCKEAAYYLPNDVYEGLKKGRETEESPVGKVVLDQIIRNAEIARAEDRPYCQDTGMTIVFVEIGQDLHIVDGLLEDAINAGIAKGYTEGYLRKSVVAEPLFNRKNTQNNTPGVIYTKIVAGDQLSITIAPKGFGSENKSGVKMLVPADGVEGVKKAVMEIIQHAGPNPCPPEVVGVGIGGTMDQAALLSKKALTRSIDQRHPMPEYAKLEGELLEMINKTGIGPQLGGTTTALAVNVEWGATHIAGLPVAVTICCHALRHAHRVL
- the murI gene encoding glutamate racemase; translation: MRIALFDSGIGGLTVLSHARCVLPSEEFLFFADRDHVPYGTKSVPAVRGFVRAAFHFLVEKQKADAVVVACNTATSVAVDEMRRLYDVPIIGMEPAVKKALEQDAGRRVLVTATPITINGEKLRRLVSAYDEKNLVDLLALPRLVEFAERCEFVSPRVEEYLWNALTPYDLRNYSAIVLGCTHFNYFKDTLRRLLPKTVGFVDGNEGTVEELARRTGLTTVLPGTQTAVCRFFESGRAVAGAESLARIESYLARAACMEEIV
- the rph gene encoding ribonuclease PH, with translation MPRRDLRRADQLRPVRIERGYQRYPAGSALIETGHTRVVCAATVEERVPFFLKGSGTGWVTAEYSMLPGAGTERTAREVMRGHQTGRTQEIQRLIGRALRAVVDPKALGERTIHIDCDVLQADGGTRTASITGAFVALVEACATFYTKRGVFPVRDYVAAVSVGIDAENTPLLDICYAEDSTAMVDMNLVMTGAGEFVEVQGTGEGRAFSRAEMNALFDLGECGIRQLIDHQKVALGETLSWLPGREG
- the rdgB gene encoding RdgB/HAM1 family non-canonical purine NTP pyrophosphatase, encoding MDTTILIATSNEGKVREIENAFDGLPVCLVPLSQLSKVLPEAGEIEEPVEDGTTFLENARIKAHYYMEKTGIAALADDSGLSVEVLDGAPGVYSARYAGVHGDDAANNAKLIAEIRAHDTENAAAAYHCALVLALPDGRELAAEGACTGFIRPAARGTGGFGYDPYFYRTDGRTMAELSREEKHAISHRGAALQIMKERLRVLLSTK
- the brnQ gene encoding branched-chain amino acid transport system II carrier protein; the protein is MKRRLRKQEYIFVASLLFGLVFGAGNLIFPASMGQQASTAMLPALIGFCITGVGLPLLGIAAISITASESLFDIGMKIGRRFAYGFTCALYLCIGPLFAIPRTATVSFQVGASPFLAEDGQTLGLLLFTLLFFALVLYFSLRPSGILIWIGKVLNPLFLLFLGILIVTAMVRPMGTIWDAEPVGAYAEHAFFTGLLEGYNTMDVLAALAFGSILVNAIKRLGLSEPKDLSYSTIISGMFSTALMALIYLALTYVGAQSRTIYGLDANGGDVLAHIAAHYFGAFGGILLGITITCACLKTAIGLVTACSTTFSDLFPRSLSYPKYAVVFSLFSFAISNVGLSKIIAYSLPVLYFLYPLAIVIIALCLIEGVLGYHRPLFVWTITGTAIAAAVDFVRALPPGIRDVLYVHTIGDALPFADIGMGWVVPSLIGFAVGVMVLARQRLDSTP